In one window of Camelina sativa cultivar DH55 chromosome 15, Cs, whole genome shotgun sequence DNA:
- the LOC104747399 gene encoding conserved oligomeric Golgi complex subunit 4-like, producing MAELEQDHGAEESLARDYVRSLTDAGMNIVESVAYIRSLDVGQDTLQQEETERESDQNLTQLQRSAAILDIVKAGAEQRMQVICLERVKTALVSEDYESAAKFVLKFLQIDSQSKDSNTELRAELLALKKQLEDIVKDKLVAAINEKIYPTIMRFVRLYTPLGMEEQGLKLYVGYLKNVIAMRGLTNYQQLVLSVEQDLEQVDFVGCLTDLFDDILMTIQYNDAILRALGGEDGVVYAICELQAVCDFRSSLIWQKYKDYRMLARFTNQNLPERPDPKVAELCVKEILLLMRLSKDYTELMFSKLRSVDPELLPRNTKAFRKGTFSKEIQDVTGLYVILENFYGILERFFMVESVRLAIRIDKQLPDSLITSMVGDVFYLLKTSLLRALSTSNIRSVLSVLSDAASLLANDYHDALQRKTRESHIDARLFVNDMVANNTGAENASTLNDIDVSCEYILKLNCEIEEQCSKVFAPAPADHERIKSCLSKLDELGNTFKQSACMDQLVAIVTQRIRPILETVATMSYELIETKHAQNADCSPWVKLLFDSVETNAASLKSRTISDNYESILDLIIEFIANRLEVIMMQKCFSQLGGLQLAQDTKALTSHFSDMTERFVRPKFARLNQMAGLLNSKKYLFVQEIMEFCSWNSVMTGTLTPGEILFVLSLRVEFKPEPTAAHLVL from the exons ATGGCTGAGCTCGAACAAGACCATGGGGCGGAGGAATCCTTGGCGCGGGATTATGTTCGCTCGCTCACGGACGCGGGTATGAATATCGTGGAATCAGTTGCTTACATTCGCAGCCTAGACGTAGGTCAGGACACGCTTCAACAGGAGGAAACGGAGCGGGAGTCGGATCAGAATCTTACTCAGCTTCAGAGATCCGCAGCGATTCTTGATATTGTGAAGGCGGGGGCAGAGCAAAGGATGCAAGTGATTTGCTTGGAGCGCGTAAAGACCGCTTTGGTTTCGGAGGATTACGAATCCGCCGCGAAGTTCGTACTGAAATTCCTACAAATCGATTCCCAATCCAAGGATTCTAACACGGAACTGAGAGCGGAGCTTCTCGCGTTGAAGAAGCAGCTTGAAGATATTGTGAAGGATAAGCTCGTGGCGGCCATAAACGAAAAGATTTACCCTACAATAATGAGGTTTGTGCGACTATATACTCCACTGGGAATGGAGGAGCAAGGACTAAAGCTCTATGTTGGTTACCTGAAAAACGTCATTGCAATGAGAGGGTTAACGAATTACCAACAACTTGTTCTGAGTGTGGAGCAAGATTTGGAACAAGTAGATTTCGTTGGGTGCTTGACCGATTTGTTTGATGACATTCTCATGACTATCCAATACAACGATGCGATCTTGAGGGCTCTTGGTGGAGAAGATGGTGTTGTGTATGCGATATGTGAACTGCAAGCGGTATGTGACTTTAGAAGTTCGTTAATCTGGCAGAAGTACAAGGATTATAGAATGTTAGCTAGATttaccaatcagaatcttcctgaAAGACCAGACCCGAAAGTTGCTGAGCTGTGTGTCAAAGAGATATTATTGCTGATGCGGTTGAGTAAGGATTATACTGAGTTAATGTTCTCAAAACTCAGGTCGGTAGACCCTGAGTTGTTGCCGAGGAATACAAAGGCATTTCGAAAAGGAACTTTTAGCAAAGAGATACAGGATGTCACAGGATTATATGTTATACTGGAAAATTTTTACGGTATACTAGAAAGATTCTTTATGGTTGAGAGTGTGAGGCTTGCTATAAGGATCGACAAGCAGCTACCAGACAGCCTTATCACTTCGATGGTGGGTGACGTGTTCTATCTGTTGAAAACTTCTCTGCTGAGGGCGCTTTCAACGTCAAACATAAGATCTGTTCTTTCGGTACTGAGCGATGCTGCTAGCTTGTTGGCCAATGATTACCATGACGCCTTGCAGCGGAAGACAAGAGAGTCACACATTGATGCTCGGTTGTTCGTGAATGATATGGTCGCCAACAACACCGGAGCTGAGAATGCATCTACTCTGAACGATATAGATGTGAGCTGCGAGTACATACTCAAACTAAACTGTGAAATCGAGGAGCAATGTTCTAAA GTGTTTGCTCCAGCGCCAGCAGATCATGAGAGGATAAAATCATGTCTTTCCAAGTTAGACGAATTGGGCAATACGTTCAAGCAATCAG CATGCATGGACCAGCTGGTGGCAATCGTAACACAACGAATCCGTCCTATTCTTGAAACCGTAGCTACCATGAGCTACGAGTTAATAGAAACCAAGCATGCACAGAACGCGGACTGCAGCCCGTGGGTCAAACTACTTTTCGACTCAGTTGAAACAAACGCAGCGTCACTCAAATCAAGAACAATATCCGACAACTACGAATCGATTCTGGATCTCATAATCGAGTTCATAGCCAATAGACTCGAAGTCATAATGATGCAGAAATGTTTTAGCCAGCTTGGTGGACTTCAGCTTGCCCAAGACACAAAGGCCTTGACTAGTCACTTCTCAGATATGACTGAAAGGTTTGTGAGACCCAAGTTTGCTCGGCTTAATCAAATGGCGGGGTTACTTAACAGTAAAAAGTATTTATTTGTCCAAGAAATTATGGAGTTCTGCTCATGGAACTCCGTAATGACAGGCACACTCACGCCAGGGGAGATTCTGTTTGTTTTGAGTCTGCGAGTCGAGTTTAAACCGGAACCCACTGCTGCTCATTTGGTTTTGTGA
- the LOC104747400 gene encoding pentatricopeptide repeat-containing protein At2g15820, chloroplastic-like — protein sequence MIVTGACDFSSSLSVASSSSSSAIAVSPFNVSSLSSNPKFINSSSTLFRSLSLSLIHHRSSYSRRSLRRLSSSHKINGNKTHFFPKSSPRTPPLFTANSTAQRTGTFVEHLTGITESEEGNSESNDFGDVESARNDIRNVATRRVETEFEVRELEELPEEWRRSKLAWLCKEVPSHKSVTLVRLLNAQKKWVRQEDATYIAVHCMRIRENETGFRVYRWMTQQNWYRFDFGLATKLADFLGKERKFTKCREVFDDILNQGRVPRESTFHILVVAYLSSSVEGCLEEACSVYNRMIQLGGYQPRLSLHNSLFRALLSKQGGGSLDGHLKQAEFIFHNVVTTGLEVQKDIYSGLIWLHSCQDEVDKARINSLREEMKKAGFQESKEVVVSLLRAYAKEGGVEEVERTWLELLNLDCGIPSQAFVYKMEAYSKVGDFAKALEIFREMEKHLGGATVTGYHKIVEVLCKFQQVEYAESLLKEFVESGKKPLLPSYIEIAKMYFDLGLHEKLEMAFVECLEKCQPSQTIYNIYLDSLVKIGNLEKAGDVFDAMKNNGTINVNARSCNTLLKGYLDSGKQVRAERVYDLMRLKKYEIEPPLMEKVDYILSLKRKEVKRPLSMKLSKEQREVLVGLLLGGLQIESDKEKKSHMIKFEFRENSQAHLILRQHIHDQFREWLHPLSDFQEDIIPFEFYSISHSFFGFYADHFWPKGQPEIPKLIHRWLSPHSLAYWYMYSGFRTSQGDIILRLKGSLEGVEKVVKALRGKSMMCRVKKKGKVFWIGLQGTNSALFWNLIGPHVLEDLKDHLKPASESMDFESCC from the exons ATGATTGTCACCGGAGCTTGCGACTTCTCTTCATCACTCTCCGtcgcctcttcctcctcctcctccgccatcGCCGTCTCACCCTTCAACGTTTCATCTCTCTCCTCTAACCCCAAATTCATCAATTCCAGCTCAACTCTCTTCCGTTCCCTTTCCCTCTCCCTTATCCACCATCGCAGCAGCTACTCACGCCGCTCTCTCCGCCGTCTCTCCTCCTCTCATAAAATTAATGGGAACAAAACCCATTTCTTCCCCAAGTCCTCTCCGCGGACTCCACCACTTTTCACAGCTAATTCCACAGCTCAACGAACCGGGACTTTCGTCGAACACCTTACAGGCATTACAGAATCGGAAGAAGGAAACAGTGAATCCAACGATTTCGGTGATGTGGAGTCTGCAAGGAACGACATTAGAAACGTTGCGACCCGTAGAgtggaaacggagtttgaagtGAGAGAATTGGAAGAGTTGCCGGAGGAGTGGCGACGGTCTAAGCTTGCGTGGCTGTGTAAAGAGGTTCCATCGCATAAATCCGTGACGCTTGTGAGGCTCTTGAATGCTCAGAAGAAATGGGTTCGTCAAGAAGATGCTACTTACATCGCTGTTCACTGTATGCGGATTCGTGAGAACGAGACTGGATTCAGG GTGTATAGATGGATGACACAGCAGAATTGGTACAGGTTTGATTTTGGGTTAGCCACCAAATTAGCTGATTTCTTGGGGAAAGAACGAAAATTTACGAAATGCCGAGAGGTGTTCGACGATATTTTGAATCAAGGGCGTGTTCCTAGAGAGTCAACATTTCATATTCTTGTAGTTGCGTATCTAAGTAGCTCAGTAGAAGGCTGTCTCGAAGAAGCGTGTAGCGTTTACAACAGAATGATTCAGCTTGGAGGGTACCAACCGCGTCTTAGTCTACATAATTCTTTATTTAGAGCTCTCTTGAGCAAACAAGGAGGAGGGTCTTTGGATGGTCACCTTAAGCAAGCTGAGTTTATCTTTCACAATGTTGTGACAACAGGGCTTGAGGTTCAGAAGGATATCTATAGTGGATTAATCTGGCTGCATAGTTGTCAAGACGAAGTTGACAAAGCTAGGATAAATtctttgagagaagagatgaagaaggctGGTTTTCAGGAAAGTAAAGAAGTTGTGGTGTCGTTACTGAGAGCATATGCGAAAGAGGGAGGTGTGGAAGAAGTTGAGAGGACATGGCTTGAATTGCTTAATCTAGACTGCGGTATACCTTCTCAAGCGTTTGTGTACAAAATGGAAGCTTATTCAAAAGTTGGCGATTTTGCAAAAGCTCTGGAGATATTTAGGGAGATGGAGAAGCATCTAGGTGGTGCAACTGTTACTGGATACCACAAAATCGTTGAGGTTCTATGTAAGTTCCAGCAGGTGGAATATGCAGAATCTCTCTTAAAAGAGTTTGTAGAAAGCGGGAAGAAGCCGCTCTTACCCTCATACATCGAGATAGCCAAAATGTACTTCGATTTAGGTTTACATGAGAAGTTGGAGATGGCTTTTGTTGAGTGCTTGGAGAAATGTCAACCTAGCCAGACCATATATAACATATACTTGGATTCACTGGTTAAGATCGGCAACCTTGAGAAAGCAGGGGATGTCTTTGATGCGATGAAGAACAACGGGACAATCAATGTGAATGCTAGATCATGCAACACCCTTTTAAAGGGATACCTAGATTCTGGTAAACAAGTGCGGGCAGAGAGAGTTTATGATCTGATGAGATTGAAGAAATACGAAATCGAACCACCGCTCATGGAAAAGGTTGATTACATCCTGAGCTTGAAGAGAAAAGAGGTGAAGAGACCGTTGAGCATGAAGCTAAGCAAAGAGCAACGTGAGGTATTGGTAGGTTTGCTGTTAGGTGGCTTGCAAATCGAATcagacaaagagaagaagagccaCATGATCAAATTTGAATTCAGAGAGAATTCTCAGGCTCATCTGATTCTGAGACAACACATACATGACCAGTTCCGCGAGTGGTTGCATCCTTTGAGCGACTTTCAGGAGGATATTATACCGTTCGAGTTCTACTCCATTTCTCATTCATTCTTTGGGTTTTACGCTGATCATTTCTGGCCAAAGGGCCAGCCAGAGATTCCAAAACTGATTCACCGGTGGCTCTCACCACACTCACTTGCTTACTGGTACATGTACAGCGGCTTTAGAACATCGCAAGGTGACATTATCTTGAGATTGAAGGGAAGTCTAGAAGGTGTTGAGAAGGTAGTAAAGGCTCTGAGAGGCAAATCTATGATGTGTCGGGttaagaagaaaggaaaagtcTTCTGGATCGGACTTCAGGGAACAAACTCGGCTTTGTTCTGGAATCTAATAGGGCCACACGTATTGGAGGACTTGAAAGATCATTTGAAACCTGCTTCTGAATCAATGGACTTTGAATCATGCTGTTGA